AGTAAGTTTGAGAGGACATGGATGCGGTCAACTTGACACTAGATATCCAGAAGAACACAGGTGGATGAGAGTAAGCATGTGGTAGGCAACTAATGCAATCTGATCACAGTAATCATGAAAGTAGCCAGTCAATTGTTTGTTATTTAAAACATTATTAGCTACCCCAAACTTCGAACACAAATTCAGCTAACAAGAACCCTAACCACAATAACTAGCCAAAATGGCAAACCTTAACGCTAGTACAGTTCAAACTCTAAATTACTCATAACATGTTTAGATAGCTACAAGATGCATAATATCAGTGGAGAACAAATACAAAAACAGAACAACTTACATGTGCCGCAAAGTTGGGGCTAGTTAAGTTCATGGACAGATTTCTCATCAGCAGTAGTACCTGTCAATTTGTCAGATCAACCAGTGTTCATTGCAAGTGAAATAAAAtagttatgtgaagaaaaactAGAAGTAACAATGGTACGGTTGTCCATAAAATAGAAGAACATGAATTGATCGAAACCAATGCAGTAGAATGGTGAGacaacctatatatatattgatacaaTGAATTCCTACTGTGTTTAGCATAAAATATACGAATAACTTCTTTCAAATGTGGAAAGTTGCAGCAGATGATTTTTTAGTTAAGGGTAAGAGCTATGAATGGAAGAGAATGCAAAGTCTTATTTTGGCCTTACTGAACAAAGAAAGGCTTCTAAGAACAACAATAGTGAAGTGAAATGTTAGTATCACTGAAACTTTTACAGCTGTTCTACAACTGGGGCCCCATAAATGCACATCTGTCTAACATTTCCGCTACTTCAAAATTAAGAATATCTGTGTTGGGAAAAGGATACGATATAATCATAGAACATTCAGAAACTATATCTCAAATCTCAAGAAACATACCGTTTCAACATCAATTGGATCCATCGCCTTTAAAGTCTGCAAATGCCCACTAGTATCTGGATCAAATATGCTTCCCAGAAAGCTGTATACTTGTGCAAAATCTGGCATAGCTGCATGTGTAACCAGAGAGGAACAAAATTATAAGAATATAGTGGAATAAAGCACTGAAGCCTACCTCAAGGAATATTTAACAatttaaatatgatataatatttCACAATAAGTAAGTCAAGGACTTGTTGCATGAcaaaataacattttcaaatttcaatACACGTGAAACTATACGTATGTGAATAGTCAGGCCTCAAAGGTAGATGATTACTTGCAACCATGCAAACAACATGAGAAACTTAGTTTCCATTGACTATAGAAGACTAGTCTAAACCCCCCCATCAGGGATCATCAATTATGAAATGTGATGCCTTTGTGGAACCAAATCATTAACTAAGTTCCAACACCGTTGGTCCAACATACAAACTAAGCTGTTGATCAACATGCATTTGCCAAGATAGGTCTGCAAACCGTATACTAAATAAAGGAAACTCACCACGTAGTGGTCGAAGCATATTTTCTTGTTCAACTGCTTCAGAAGTTGGCCAAGTAGTAGAAGGACTCTCTATGCTACTAGAGCAGTTATTTGTAGCAACAGCACCTGTACCTGCCAAATTTAGTTCGTCAATGGCATTTGTTGGATTTTTCTCATTAATTTTGGACAGAGGTTTATGAGCATAGTAGGTAAACATACCTTGCGTGCGACTTGCACTTAAAGGTTGAGCAATAGAATTGTCCCAGGAGGGTACTACAGCACTGGCATTTGTATTTCTGATGACAGGAGATGTATCCATGGACATAACACAACCTTGCTCCCCCAGAGGAGGGGGTTGTGATATAGCAGCTGGCGAAACTGCACAAGCTAAATAATTCCGATTACTACTTCCCAACTAGAAATAGTTGATGGCAAAAAATATTACAAGACTGAGGCTGCTGAGCAGTACAAACCATTTTTAGAGGCCTTCTGTGGATATGGATGAGCTGCCTTCCGCTTTGGCCTGGGTGGAGGCAGATGTTCACCTGTACCATTTTTCTGAACCTTCAAAAAGTATTTTTGTGCATGGCTCCTTATCTGTCAAAAGAACAGCTTTTTAGATTTTGCAGAGAGAAACCAAAATGGTGTAGGAGCATTTCATTTTAATTGGCACAAAAAAAACATCTTTTAAACTTGTAGGATACTAATATGCATTTTGAACTTCCAGAATATGGTCATACTCCCAACCGTTCAGCATAGGGTAGTTGTGCCTGCTAATGAGCACTTACTATATTTCAAGTTTGCAAATGTAATTTAACTTCGCGCTCGAGAAGTGTAATCCAAGTTGATTTGACTTGAAACTATATTTGAACTAGGTGCATAGATTACAGTTGCACAGAAATGCctgtttctttttaaaaaaagaaggaaagtgAAATTCCAAGGCTTCAAGCATAGCGCTTCAATTTTCATATCAGGCATAAGATTCTATAAGTCAATAAAATGACAACAATTAACAGACAGAATACAATGGTGTGTTTCAAATAATATGTGGCGTGCATAAATTTCAAATGATGTGTGACACTGCCAACCAGATACATATAGAACGCCTCAAATCAAACATCAACACGCCACTCCAAAGGCTAGCAGAGAAGAATGAAAACGTTAACTTGAAAGGTAGCTATGAACCATACCTGTATCACAGTTTTTGAGCCAACGTATGCTTCAATCTTTTTCCAATCACGATCGAACCTAaatcaaacaaaagaaaaggaagcacATTTAAGAGGTGTGTACACAACATTGACCACCCTAATTACAATTAATCAACAAGAAAATTTTAGCGATCAAATAAATTATACAGAAAAGTCACCCTAACAGCCATGTGTATGATATGTAGCTAGTTAAGTTCGAAAAGTTTAGCAGTAACCAGCAACATTAAGAGATATAAGTCTTATAAAATAAACAGGCCCACGTTAATTCAAATTACAAGTTCAATAAGATTACCACTACTGTTGTATGTTCCCACACTGTCAATATCTGTCAATCCTCTAATAATAATGTTAGATCTCAAAGGTTAATAGTGATAACAAACCAGCACATCCACATTTTAgaactattttttctctgaaTTATTCCAAGATGCACCCTTTACCGTGTCCAATCCTACCATGCAGAAACAACCAACAAGAGACATTAACAGAAACCTTTCTACTGAAAACATCTCGATCCAACCTATCCCCACTACTGTCATGTTTTCCTTTGGTTAGCCTATAGAGATCAGCCTAGTGCAAAGGAAAACTGGTCTGAATGAATACCCACACTGTCCAGCGTTTCAAATAACTGGTTACATAATAGTAATACTAAGATGCAAGACTGCTGGAAGCCTATGGCACAAACTTGGTATGCTCGAGAAAGCTAACAGTTCAGGTAACCTATTAGAATTCCTGACAAGTATGATATTGGAAGTTCAAAGCTTGCAACAACTCTGGCCAATCTGCTTCACATAAAGGACTGTTTCAGGATGAAAACTGTTATCTGTCGCCTGCTAACAAAAATCATCAAGTGATCCCTTGCATTTGGATCTATCGAGCAAAACAACCACACTATATGCTTATTAACAGGTGGGTATTCTAACATTTGATATCATTGCATATTGCTCTTTCCCTTATTTATAACCTTTTCAATTTCTGTACAGGTTGTACCACCTATAtccctttatttcttttttggtTTAGCCCTACATGGCATTTTGTAGCACATTTTAACTTCCATTAATACAATGTTTATCAGGTAGAGCGACCTCTATCATCCCACATAAAAAAGGAAGCAATGAAATGCTTGTTTTAAACTACCATCAGATGCTAATTGAGTTcaggaaaaataaatattgtAACCCTAACATGCAGGAAATTCTATAACCACTGGTACATTTAGATAATACCAACAGCACTCTTCCCAACATTAAACCCAGCAACTTGGTTCACAAATCCAAGGATCAGAATATCATAAACCTCCCTACTCCTACAGCTACAACGAgattgtacttcctccgtccaaaaataaaccaactttTGTAAATGAATATAGACATAGCCTATGTCCATATTCACATACAAAAGTTGGTTCATTttcggacggagggagtagacatGAAAGAAGCACGCCTGTCAAGCTACTGGCCCCTACTGAACGCATGGATTCTAGCACCGTAATTCAGTTAAAAGATCAATCGAAAATCAAAACATCATAGTCTACCCAAAATGTGAGACCTAGAAGGTAGTGCCTCCCAACCACGACTGCTCAGCTCAACAGATTCGACCACCCAATTCGACCCAGCAGGCTAAACCTATCCTCAATTGAATACCTCCTCCAAAAAAAGCCGTCTTTCAAACTACCCAGGGTTAGCATTCGCAGGAGGAGCAGATGCACAATCGCATCCAAACTCCACAACGACACAGACGCCACCatacaagattaaaaaaaaaaagcagcacgAAAGCCGCCAAACTATCCCCAACCACGGggggcgcgccgcgcgcgcgcagagataagagggagagcgagagacGGGGGCAGAATTGGGGGCACTCACAGCTGCAGCGCCTCGAGGAACTTGTCGTGCTCGGGCTCCGTCCAGCTCTCCCTCGACTTGGTGATGGTGTACGGCTTCCTCACCttcctcgcctcctcccccaccgccgccgccggtgcaggCACGGCCATCGGCGGCTGCAGCGGCGCAGCCACCACctgcttctccttctccttccctcctcctccccctcccccatccccacctcccccgccgcccgcgacggcggcggcggcggagacgacggaGGCATCGATCGGATT
The Oryza sativa Japonica Group chromosome 6, ASM3414082v1 DNA segment above includes these coding regions:
- the LOC4341799 gene encoding protein REVEILLE 6 isoform X2; the protein is MVSMSATPNPIDASVVSAAAAVAGGGGGGDGGGGGGGKEKEKQVVAAPLQPPMAVPAPAAAVGEEARKVRKPYTITKSRESWTEPEHDKFLEALQLFDRDWKKIEAYVGSKTVIQIRSHAQKYFLKVQKNGTGEHLPPPRPKRKAAHPYPQKASKNACAVSPAAISQPPPLGEQGCVMSMDTSPVIRNTNASAVVPSWDNSIAQPLSASRTQGAVATNNCSSSIESPSTTWPTSEAVEQENMLRPLRAMPDFAQVYSFLGSIFDPDTSGHLQTLKAMDPIDVETVLLLMRNLSMNLTSPNFAAHLSLLSSCNSGGDPIKSEGMENLGSPQSCHLPFMVTSE
- the LOC4341799 gene encoding protein REVEILLE 6 isoform X3 — its product is MVSMSATPNPIDASVVSAAAAVAGGGGGGDGGGGGGGKEKEKQVVAAPLQPPMAVPAPAAAVGEEARKVRKPYTITKSRESWTEPEHDKFLEALQLFDRDWKKIEAYVGSKTVIQIRSHAQKYFLKVQKNGTGEHLPPPRPKRKAAHPYPQKASKNVSPAAISQPPPLGEQGCVMSMDTSPVIRNTNASAVVPSWDNSIAQPLSASRTQGTGAVATNNCSSSIESPSTTWPTSEAVEQENMLRPLRAMPDFAQVYSFLGSIFDPDTSGHLQTLKAMDPIDVETVLLLMRNLSMNLTSPNFAAHLSLLSSCNSGGDPIKSEGMENLGSPQSCHLPFMVTSE
- the LOC4341799 gene encoding protein REVEILLE 6 isoform X1, whose product is MVSMSATPNPIDASVVSAAAAVAGGGGGGDGGGGGGGKEKEKQVVAAPLQPPMAVPAPAAAVGEEARKVRKPYTITKSRESWTEPEHDKFLEALQLFDRDWKKIEAYVGSKTVIQIRSHAQKYFLKVQKNGTGEHLPPPRPKRKAAHPYPQKASKNACAVSPAAISQPPPLGEQGCVMSMDTSPVIRNTNASAVVPSWDNSIAQPLSASRTQGTGAVATNNCSSSIESPSTTWPTSEAVEQENMLRPLRAMPDFAQVYSFLGSIFDPDTSGHLQTLKAMDPIDVETVLLLMRNLSMNLTSPNFAAHLSLLSSCNSGGDPIKSEGMENLGSPQSCHLPFMVTSE
- the LOC4341799 gene encoding protein REVEILLE 3 isoform X4, whose protein sequence is MVSMSATPNPIDASVVSAAAAVAGGGGGGDGGGGGGGKEKEKQVVAAPLQPPMAVPAPAAAVGEEARKVRKPYTITKSRESWTEPEHDKFLEALQLFDRDWKKIEAYVGSKTVIQIRSHAQKYFLKVQKNGTGEHLPPPRPKRKAAHPYPQKASKNVSPAAISQPPPLGEQGCVMSMDTSPVIRNTNASAVVPSWDNSIAQPLSASRTQGAVATNNCSSSIESPSTTWPTSEAVEQENMLRPLRAMPDFAQVYSFLGSIFDPDTSGHLQTLKAMDPIDVETVLLLMRNLSMNLTSPNFAAHLSLLSSCNSGGDPIKSEGMENLGSPQSCHLPFMVTSE